Below is a window of Mycolicibacterium rhodesiae NBB3 DNA.
TTGGTCTCGTCCTGACCCTCGTAGCACTGCAGGCGCAGCAGCCGGCGGCCGGTGGCCGCCGCCAAAGCCTTGGCCAGCTCGGTCTTCCCCACGCCTGCCGGCCCCTCCAGCAGCACCGGCTTGTTCATCCTGGTGACCAGATAGACCGTGGTCGCCAACCGCCGGTCGGCGATGTAGCCGAGCTCGGTCAAACGGGCGACGACGTCATCGACGCCGGCGAAAACGTCGTCGCCGCCGGCGAGAGCCGCAGTGCCTGGAAGGGTCACGGAAATCCTTTGAAAGACGGAGTTGAGGCCGGGCAGGGCAGGGAAAGCCGCTGCCCGGCCCATTCCCATTAGCCGAGAAGGTCGTCGAGGTCCCCGTTGAGGCAGTGGTCAACCACCGGTCGCACCGTCTCGAACGTGCACTCCTTGGGATTGCCCGGCGTGCAGGCATCTCCGAGGACGTGGTTGGTGATGTCGTCGACGTCCCCCTTGTCACCCTTGATGGTACGCCGCGATTCGTAGAACTTCGTCGGGCCCTGGCCAAGCCTGTTCTTGCTGTAGCTGTCTTGGGTCACGTCGGTGAACTTTTCCGGGATCCCGACGTCTCTCAACAGTCTAATGCTGGCAGCCAGTGCCTGGTCGGCCGCTTGAACCTCTGTCAAACCGGCGGTGTCTACGCCCATCGCCTCGGCGATGTCGGCGAACCGCCGGTACATCACCGGCATGTTGAACGCCCAGACACGCGGCAGGGCAATGGCGTTGTTCAGTCCGTGATGGGTGTCGTAGAACGCGCTCACCGCGTGAGAGATCGAGTGGATGATGCCCAGCCCGCCGGAGTTGAACGCCTGGGCTGCGATGTACTGCGCGTACATCATGCCCTCGCGTCCAGCGAGGTCCTGCGGGTTCCATGTCGCCTGCCGCAGGTTCTGCGCGGTCAGCTTGATCGCATACAGCGCATTGCCCAGCGACGGGGCGAAGTTCAGCCGCGACACGTAGGGTTCCGACGCGTGCGCCAGCACGTCGAAGCCGCATTGCGCGGTGTAGTCGACGGGGCAGTCGAAGTAGAGCACCGGGTCATCGACGGCCAGCGTCGTCACCGATGCGTCGTCGAACGCGACGTACTTGTGCGGCTTGCTCGGATCGGTGGTGGTGTCGGTGATGACATAGGCCCATGAGGTCTCCGAGCCGGTGCCCGCCGTGGTGGACACCGCGATGTGCGGCGGGTTCTTCGGGTTCTCCGACTTGTTGAACCCTTCGAACTCGTTGACGCTGCGCCCGTCGTGGGCCACCGAGATGCGCGCCCCCTTGCAGGCGTCGTGGGAGGACCCGCCGCCGATGGAGACGAAGCTGTCGCAGCCGTTAGACTGATACAGCTCGACCGAATCCATCACGTTGTAGTCTTTGGGGTTCGACTCGACCTTGTCGTACACCACCACTTCGAGGCCGTGATACTTCATGGATTCGACGATCTTGTGCACAATGTCGGAGCCTCGAAGGCCGCTGGTCATCACCAGCGTCTTCTTGAACCCGAGCTTGAGTGCCTCGGGTCCGATGAGTTCATGGGCCCCCGGCCCCATCAAGGCCCGAGGAAACGGATGGAATTCCTTGATAGGGAAGGGCTTGAGAAGTTCGTCTACCTGCATGATGCACCGGTCCTAATCTGCATGTCGCCTTGCGCGCGCGTTCGCGTTGAGGTGCCGCCGCTTCTCAACACCCGGCAGGGGCGCGAGAATCGGATTCGGCGAACGCCAAATTAGTGAAGTAGGACGGACGAGGAAAGGGAATCGGGTGCACCCCGGTCAGTAGGAACGTCAAGACCGCCCCACTGGCCAGTGCGCCAGCCGCCCGTTTGGGCAGGTTCGACGAGCCCGAAGCTGCATTAGCATACGCCGCGACGGACGTTCGCTCGTCGTCAAGGAACCCGACACCCAAGGAATGTCCATCGTGAACAACGCGATGCGGCCGGAGATTGTTTCGCTGGGCCGCGAAGCAGTCCCTCGGTGCCCGCGTTGCTAGTTTTTGCGACGCAATCAATCGAACGGCCCCGATCCGACCCGGCCCGAACAGCACCAGTCCGCCGGCATCGAGGGCGCCATGATTGGTCACCGTATCGCCACGAACACACCGCACCTGGGAAAGTAGATGTCTGCCTGCAGCCGTTCGAAAGCTCATCCGAAGTTTGCGGCGGTCGGCCGCAAAGCGAAACGGTGAGGTAAAATGCACGTGCCGGGATGTGACGCAGATCACGAAAGGGGTGATGACGTGCCCGTTGCTGCAGCGACGCCACCGTCGGCGCGCCCGGATATCGTGATGTCATGGCGGCGGTCCACGCTGAGCGGTCTCGAACCGACCATGTCGCCACAGATCGACTTGACCCTCGACTTGGACGACGATTCTCGGCTGCTGCGGTCGGCGACCCCGGTTCTCGAAGAACTCGGACAAGAGATTGCCGGCGCCGGGTTATGTCTAGTGCTCGCCGATCGCGACGGCCGCATCGTGCGAAGCGTTATCGACGACTCATTGTTCGCGCGGCGCGTCGAAGACCTCGGAATCGTCACCGGGGCCCGGTTCGCTGAAGACGCCGTCGGGACGACATCGCTGGGGACACCGCTCGAGGTCCGCCGCGGCGTGGTCGTCAACGGCCCCGAGCACTTCCTCGAGCAGCTTCGCCGGCTCAGTTGCTACGGGTCGCCCATTGTTCATCCCGCAACAGGCAGGGTCGAAGGCATTCTCGACATGACCGTCGAGCACGAACGAGCCGATCCGCTGTTCATTCCCTTCGTTGACCGTGCGGTACGCCAGATCGAACACCGGCTGCTCGACGGATCGAAAGTATCTCAACAGCGCCTCGTAGCCGCATTCCAGAACGCCCTGTCGCCGCCACATGCGGCGTTGGCCGCCATCGGAATGGACATGCTGCTGCACGACAACGTGGCCGCAAACCTGCTGAGCTCAACTGATTATGTGCTGTTGCGGGAGATCGCTGCTGAGCTGCGCCCGGGCGAGCGGCGGATGATCAACATCGAATTGGCCTGCGGCGAACCGGCGCAGGTCGCAGCCGAGTCGATTCCGGCCAGCGAAGGCGGCGCAATCTTTGTCGTTGTACCCCTGCTGCCAAACGCGGCTCCCATCCCGCGCGGGCGGCACGTAAGTGCGGCACAGTCGCGCCTGAGCATCGAGATCAGCGAGGTTGCCCGGATCGGCGAGCCGGTGGCAGTGTGCGGAGAGCCGGGCTCGGGCCGCAGCACGGTCGCTCACGAAATCGCCGGCACGGCAGCTGCGTGCCTGGATGTCTCGGACATAACTCAGATGGGTGAGGCCCACTGGATGAGGCGGTTGACCGAGGCGGCAAGCACGGCATCGGCAATCGTGGTGGAGCACATTGACTCATTGCCTGAATCAATGATCCCCGCGTTGACACGGCTCGTCGAGACTAACAGCCGACCGCGTCTCATCCTGACAAGCCGACCGCTCGAAGACCTCCCACTCACCGTGGCGGCACTGGTCGGCCGCTGCCCGGGGCGCATCGACATTCCTCCCCTTCGTCGGCGCCGGCTAGAGCTTGGCGCGATCGCACGCCGGATGCTGTCGAAACTCGAGGGCGCTTGGGAACTGACACCCAACGCGCTCGCGGCCCTCTCAGCGGCCGAGTGGTCGGGCAATTTGAGTGAATTGGCGTGTGTGCTGCGCACGGCTTCGCAGACAGCGACGGGCGGCAGGATTGACATGCGCGACCTGCCTACCCGGTATCAGCACACCGGTCGGATTGCCCACCTCGCCGGACGCGAACGCGCCGAGCGGCAGGCGATCATCGACGCGCTTGCCAACGCCGCGGGCAACAAGGTGCACGCGGCACGCGAATTGGGGATCAGCCGCAGCACCTTGTACGCGCGGATGAAGGCGCTCAGCATCCCGGCTTGACGCGTGCGCGATCGCGCGGGTGAGGGGACTGCGACTGCATTTCGTACACCACGCCCTGCATCGCTTGCCGCGGTGTCCGATTGTCGAACAGTTACGAGTTCCGGCGCGGCGTGATGATGGTGGCGGTCACATCTGTCTGCCGGTGTGACGTAGGAAACGAAACCGACCGACATACGGGAGGGTGTGATGACCGTAATTGCCGCCGCGACGCCGGTGCTTCCCGCGGTCCACGAGTTCCTGGCGCGTACCGCCAGCTTATTGATCGACGGCGAGTGGGTCCAGGCGGCCTCAGGCCGTACTTTCGGGACCGTCGACCCCGCCACCGGCAACACGCTGACCGAGGTGGCCCACGGCGAAGCCGTCGACATCGACAGCGCCGTGCGAGCGGCTCGGAAGGCATTCGACACCGGTCCCTGGCCGTCCATGAAGCCCAACGAGCGCGAGCGCCTGCTCTGGCGCGTGGGCGATGTCCTGTCTGAGCGCGCCGAGGAGTTCGGCCAGCTCGAATCGCTCGACAACGGAAAGTCCGCCGCCATCGCTACCGCAGTCGACGTCGCGTGGTCCGCCGATGTCTTTCGCTACTACGCCGGATGGGCCACCAAGATCGAGGGCTCGACGATCAACGTGTCAATGCCGTTCGCGCCCGGCGGACGGTTTCATGCCTACACCCTGCGCGAGCCGGTCGGGGTCTGCGGCCTGATCGTGCCGTGGAACTTCCCCTTGTTGATGGCGGCCTGGAAGTTGGCGCCCGCCCTGGCGGCAGGCAACACCGTGATCCTGAAGCCCGCCGAGCAGACGCCGCTGACGGCGCTGCTGCTCGGCGAAGTGTTCCAGGAGGCCGGCTTCCCGCCCGGCGTGGTGAACATCGTCACGGGGTTCGGCGATGCCGGCGCGGCGCTGTCGGGCCACCACGACGTGGACAAGATCGCGTTCACCGGGTCGACAGAGGTCGGCAAGAAGATTGTCGATGCCGCCAAGGGCAACCTGAAAAAGGTGTCGCTGGAGCTGGGCGGCAAGAGCGCGAACGTGGTGTTCGCCGACGCCGACTTCGACTCGGCTGTGGCAGGCTCGGTCACCGCCTGGATGTTCAACCACGGGCAGTGCTGCGTGGCCGGAACCAGGCTGCTCGTCGACGAGCGCATCTTCGACGACTTCACCGCGGCCGTGGCCGAGACCGCCAGCAAGGTCAAGATCGGGCCCGGACTGGACCCCACGACCGAACTCGGACCGCTGATCTCACAGGACCAGTTCGACAAGGTCGACCGCTACCTGCGGGAAGGCCTGGCCGACGGCGCCCGGGCGTTGACCGGCGGCAAGCGCTGGGGTGATTCCGGCTTTTTCATCGAGCCGACGGTGTTCGTCGACGTCAAGCCCGAATTCAGCATCGTCCGGGAGGAAATCTTCGGCCCCGTCGTGGCTGCGATGCCGTTCGACGGCGAGAGCGGTGCCGTGGCCGCGGCCAATGACAGCATCTACGGCCTTGCGGCCGGCATCTGGACCAAGGACATCTCCAAGGCGCACCGCACGGCACAGCAGCTCAAGGCGGGCTCGGTATGGATCAACCAGTACAACGGGTTCGACACCGCGATGCCGTTCGGCGGCTACAAGCAATCCGGGTGGGGCCGCGAACTCGGCCAGTCGGCAATCGACCTGTACACCCAGATCAAAGCGGTCAATGTCGCCCTATAAACAACGGACGAAGAAAAGGCCGCTCGTCGGTCATCGAGTGGGAGGCTGAACAACGATGCGTATCCCGTTGACCACCAATACATTCCTCGACCGGGCGGAGCGCATCTACGGCGACCGCACCGGGGCGATCGACGAGCCGTCGGCGCCGGACAATCTGGGCCAGTTGACGTACCGGCAGCTAGCGACCCGCGGTAGGGCCGTGCAGGCGGGCCTCGACCGCCTTGATGTGCCGGAGGGCGGACGAGTCGCCGTGGTCAGCCACAACTCTGCGCGTCTGCTCGAGCTACTCCTCGCCGTGCCGTCGTCCGGTCGCATCCTGGTGCCGATCAACTTCCGGCTGCAGCCCAATGAGGTGTCCTACATCGTTGACGACTGCGAAGCCGACGTGCTGCTGGTGGACCCGGAACTCGACGGTCCGCTCGCGCAGGTGTCGGCCCCGCACCGGCTGGTTCTCGGAGGCGAGTCCGACGACGTCCTGCTCGACTTCGCCAGCGAACCACAACCGTGGTCACATCCCGACGAGGACACCATCGCGACGCTGAACTACACCAGCGGGACCACCGGCAAGCCCAAGGGCGTGTGCCTGACGCACCGCAACATCTGGATCAACGGCCTCACGTTCGGCCTGCACATGCAGGTCTCCGATCACGATGTGCTGATGCACGTGCTGCCGATGTTCCACTGCAACGGCTGGGGCATGCCTTATGTCGCAACGGGATTGGGCGTCGAACAGGTGGTGCTTCGCAAGGTGGACGGGGCGGAGATCCTGCGGCGCGTCGACGCTCACGGAGTCACGTTGATGTGCGGTGCGCCGACGGTGTGGAACATCGTGCTCGACGCCGCGCGGGACTGGCAGGGCGCCATCCCGGGGCGTGACCGGCTCCGCATCGTCTGCGCCGGCGCGCCGCCGCCGTCGCTAACCATCGCGCGGATAGAACGCGAACTCGGCTGGGAGTTCAACCAGATCTACGGCCTCACCGAGACGGCGCCGCTCGTGACCGTCAACCGTCCACGCCGCGATTACGACGGGCTGGAGCTGGGCGACCGGGCCAAGAAGCTGAGCCGGGCCGGCGTGCCCTCCCTGGGCACCTCGGTGCGCATCGACGAGGAGGGTGAGGTCCTGGTGGCGTCCAACCACGTCATGGCCGAGTACTGGAACAAAAAGGAAGAGACCGACGCGGCCATCAAGTCCGGGTGGTTTCACACCGGTGACGGCGGAGTCCTCGGGTCCGACGGGTATCTGACGATCACGGACCGGAAGAAGGACGTGATCATCTCCGGCGGTGAGAATGTCAGCTCGATCGAGGTCGAAGACGTACTCGTCGGCCATCCCGCCATCGCCGACGCGGCCGTCATCGCGACTCCCGATGACAAGTGGGGCGAACTGGTGACCGCGATCGTCGTGCCCCGGGACGGGCAGACCCTCACAGAGGGTGAAGTCATCGATTTTGCGAAAAGCAAGCTGGCGCATTACAAGGCGCCGAAGAAGGTGATCTTCCGTTCTGACATCCCGTACACCGCCACCGGCAAGAAGCAGAAGTTCAAGCTGCGCGCACCGTATTGGACCGGTGAACGGCAAGTCAATTGATCTGCGTGTGTACGACCCCGGTGGCGCGCCCGTCCGAAATGAGCCCGACCGATGCTGAGACAAACACCGAACGGCCGTCGGTGCGAATTGAAGCGTGAGTGGAAGGACGCGGTTCCGGACGGCGGCGTGAGCGGGGGAGTGGCTGCAGTCTTTTCTAACCGCGAGGCTGTCCGACCGGAGATCGCCGACTCGTGGGAGCGATCGCTGAGATCGGTTGACCCCTCGCGCGGTTGCGCGCCGACCCATACCGAGTGCGCAGCAGACCTGTGGAACGCCTCACCGCTGCGGCGACCGATCGACGAGCTGGCTGATGACCTGCAGCAGATTGCCGATGCGGGATTTGTCGTCGGCGTCACTGATGAGTGGGGTACTTTGCTTTGGATCTGCGGCGGCCGGGTGATGCGGCGGCGCGCCGAACGCGTGAACTTCGCGCCGGGGGCACGGTGGAGTGAATCGGCCGTCGGCACCAACGCGCTGGCTTTGGCTCTGCATAATCGGCGCCCCACCGCCGTGTTCTCCAGTGAGCACCTGGTGGACACACTGCACGATTGGGTGTGTTACAGCTCGCCGATTCGCAGTCCCCACGGCAAAACCCTTGGCGCATTAGATTTCTCCACGACTTGCAAGCTGGCCAACCCTCTCGCGATGGCGACAGTGCGGGCGATGGCCGCGTTAGTCGAAACGCGCGTACGCGAACTGCAACCAGCCAGCATCGCGCGGGACTCGGTTGCGAAGGTCGCGCTTCGCTGCTTGAGCCGTACCGAAGTCACCGTCGATGACGCGCCCGTTCAAGTCAGCCCGAGGCAGGCAGAAATCTTGGCGCTGTTGACCCTTCGTCCCGACGGCTACACTCCCGCAGAGCTAAGCCTCGCGCTCTACGGCGACCGCCCGGTTTCGATGTCGACGCTCAAATCCGAAGTGTCGCGCCTGCGCCGAATGATGGGCGGCGGGATCGCGGCCCATCGCTACATGCTTACCGCGCCCGTGGGCTGCGACGCGGTCGAGGTGCTGCGGCGTCTATCGGCCGGCGACACCGTAGCCGCGGCGAAGCAGTATCGCGGACCGCTATTGCCCCACTCGGAGGCCCCCGGTGTCGTGGACTGGCGACACCGGCTGGAAGTCGCGATCCGGGAAGCGGCGCTGCAGAGCAATGACCCGGACGTGGCGATGATCCTTGGTGAACGGATCGACGACGATCTCGAGCTCCACGAACATGCTCTAAATCTCCTGGGGCCCAATGATAGTCGCACGCCGCTAGTTGCCGGACGTCTGTCCGTATCACGGCGGAACATGGCGTGAAGGGCAACGCGGACTTCGCGGGGATCGACCGTGGTGGCGATGAATTCTGCCGCGAAGACGACGCGGTTACCCGCCTTGCCCTGTCAGCCGGTCGGGGTGACCCCGACGCTCTCGAGCAGTTCGTGAGGTCCACCCGGCGCGATGTGTGGCGCTTGATGGCATACCTGGCCGATGTCGGCAGCGCGGACGACCTCACCCAGGAGACGTTCCTGCGCGCCATCGGTTCGCTGCCGCGCTTCGCCGGGCGATCTTCGGCGCGAACGTGGCTGTTGTCCATCGCGCGGCGAGTCGTCGTCGACCAGATCCGTCGCGATCGGTGCCGTCCGCGTGCCACCGCGACGGACTTGCACAATGTCGTCGAACTGGACAGGTTTCAGGGCCAGCGTCGCGCTGGCGCCCAGTTCGAGGAAGTCGTTGAGATCAGGATGCTGCTAGACCGTCTCGACACCGACCGGCGGCAAGCTCTCCTACTGACTCAGGTGTTTGGTTTGTCCTACGCCGAGGCCGCCCAGGTTTGTGGCTGCCCGGTCGGCACCATCCGGTCACGGGTCGCACGGGCTCGGACCGACCTGATCAACGCAGCAGACCGAGGCGATCGCGCGCTCGACGCCGACGATTCCGCCGGACGCTAGCTTCCATCCTCGGTTGCCTGCCCTACACGTGGCGCACCGCCGCGCGGGTTTGCGGCAGCTTTCCCCGACGCAGGAGAGCACAACACGTCGAAACCAAAGACGTCACTTGTCGGGAACCTCTCGGCGACTTCATCCGACTACTGAACGAAGAAGCAACCCTCAACGCCCCGGCCAGACCCGTGTGTCCGGGCTTGGCGAGAAGGACCACGATGACCGATAGGCGGCCCGCCGCTGGCAGGCAACGTGTCGATGTCTTCATCCGCGCATGTCGAGGGGCAGGCGGTGTATTACTGCCTGCCAACTTCGGGCCCAGCCGGCGACGGGTACGGCAAGCTGACGGCGAAATGCGGCGCTCCCGGCAGCCAGCGGCGGTGCCGGACCGATGGACAGGTGCACACCGCACCCATCATCCTCGCGGTGCGAAGATTCCGCCGTCAACGGCGAGCTAAACGCGAAAGACATTGAATGACAACAGAACAGAACGACACTAAGAACGAACGACAATGAAAACAACGAAGGAGACCAGTAATGCGGCGCAAGCTGATCGTGTCTATCGGCGTCCTAGCTACAGCGGCCTTGCTGGCGGCATGCAGCGGACAAAGCGGCACCGAGGCAGGGACGACTGCGACGAGCAGCCCATCGGCCGCCGCCGAGACGACCTCTTCGGCCGCGCCGGCGGGCGGGGAGCACTCCGGTCACCACAGCGCAGGGGAACAGTCGCCGACCGTCGCTCCGGCGCCGCCCGCAGCTGCAGCCGGGGCGATGACGATCGACGTCACGGTCAGCGGCGGGAAGGTGAGCACGCCCAAATCGCTGGTGGACGTGCCCGTCGGTTCGCCCGTGGATCTGGTGGTGACCTCGGACGTGGCCGACGAGGTCCATGTGCACGGGTACAACGAGATGGTTGACGTGACGCCGGGCACACCGGCCCACGTCGGTTTCACCGCATCGATCCCCGGTGTGTTCGAGGTGGAGCTCGAGAGCGCCAAGCTACGACTGCTGCAGCTGAGGGTGCAGTGACCGAAGTCGTCCTCGCGCACGGCATCGGCGGGCGGTCCGACCTCCCCATCCCGGTATGGCTCGCGATGTACGCCGCGGGGCTCGTCCTGGTGATCACGTTCTTCGGGCTGGCCACGCTGTGGCGCACCCCCAAGCTGCGCGGCATCCAGGCAGGCCGCCCCGTTCCGGGAAAGCTGCAGCGGTTTGTCGACAGCCCACACCTGCACCGCGCAGTACGCGGGATCGGGGTCGCGCTGTTGGCGATCACGCTCGCGGCCGCGGCGTTCGGACCCGATGATCCGAGCCGCAATCCGGCGCCGACCTGGTTCTTCGTGTGGCTGTGGGTGGGGGTGCCGTTCGCGTCGATGCTAATCGGCCCGTTCTATCGGGCGCTGAACCCGCTGCGGGCGATCTCCGCCGGATTGACGGCGGTGCTGGGCAAACGGCTCGCAATCGCGGCGGCGCGGCCGGGCGCGCAGCAGGCGGTCGCCGCCCACAGTTCTGCTGTGCTTTCGCCGGCACAACCCGACGCCCCGCAGCCGCGATATCCGAAGCGGTGGGGCTACTGGCCCGCCGTGGTGAGCATCCTCGTATTTGTCTGGCTGGAGCTGGTCTACCGCGACGCGTCGAACCCACACACGGTGCTGCTGTTCATCGTCGTCTACGCGGCGCTGCAGGTGGCCGGGGGCGTGCGCTACGGGCAGGAATGGTTCGCCCGCGCAGACGGTTTCGAGGTGTACTCCGATCTCGTCGGCCGGCTCAGCCCACTTGGGCGACGTGCAGACGGTCGGCTGGTTTGGCGCAACCCCTTGGACGGGCTGGCGTCGGTGCGCCCGCGGCCCGGCTTGGTCGCGGTCGTGTGCACGCTGCTGGGCTCTACGGCTTTCGACGGGCTTAC
It encodes the following:
- a CDS encoding GAF domain-containing protein, which translates into the protein MKREWKDAVPDGGVSGGVAAVFSNREAVRPEIADSWERSLRSVDPSRGCAPTHTECAADLWNASPLRRPIDELADDLQQIADAGFVVGVTDEWGTLLWICGGRVMRRRAERVNFAPGARWSESAVGTNALALALHNRRPTAVFSSEHLVDTLHDWVCYSSPIRSPHGKTLGALDFSTTCKLANPLAMATVRAMAALVETRVRELQPASIARDSVAKVALRCLSRTEVTVDDAPVQVSPRQAEILALLTLRPDGYTPAELSLALYGDRPVSMSTLKSEVSRLRRMMGGGIAAHRYMLTAPVGCDAVEVLRRLSAGDTVAAAKQYRGPLLPHSEAPGVVDWRHRLEVAIREAALQSNDPDVAMILGERIDDDLELHEHALNLLGPNDSRTPLVAGRLSVSRRNMA
- the sigC gene encoding RNA polymerase sigma factor SigC, which encodes MKGNADFAGIDRGGDEFCREDDAVTRLALSAGRGDPDALEQFVRSTRRDVWRLMAYLADVGSADDLTQETFLRAIGSLPRFAGRSSARTWLLSIARRVVVDQIRRDRCRPRATATDLHNVVELDRFQGQRRAGAQFEEVVEIRMLLDRLDTDRRQALLLTQVFGLSYAEAAQVCGCPVGTIRSRVARARTDLINAADRGDRALDADDSAGR
- a CDS encoding AMP-binding protein; amino-acid sequence: MRIPLTTNTFLDRAERIYGDRTGAIDEPSAPDNLGQLTYRQLATRGRAVQAGLDRLDVPEGGRVAVVSHNSARLLELLLAVPSSGRILVPINFRLQPNEVSYIVDDCEADVLLVDPELDGPLAQVSAPHRLVLGGESDDVLLDFASEPQPWSHPDEDTIATLNYTSGTTGKPKGVCLTHRNIWINGLTFGLHMQVSDHDVLMHVLPMFHCNGWGMPYVATGLGVEQVVLRKVDGAEILRRVDAHGVTLMCGAPTVWNIVLDAARDWQGAIPGRDRLRIVCAGAPPPSLTIARIERELGWEFNQIYGLTETAPLVTVNRPRRDYDGLELGDRAKKLSRAGVPSLGTSVRIDEEGEVLVASNHVMAEYWNKKEETDAAIKSGWFHTGDGGVLGSDGYLTITDRKKDVIISGGENVSSIEVEDVLVGHPAIADAAVIATPDDKWGELVTAIVVPRDGQTLTEGEVIDFAKSKLAHYKAPKKVIFRSDIPYTATGKKQKFKLRAPYWTGERQVN
- the mdo gene encoding NDMA-dependent methanol dehydrogenase (This methanol dehydrogenase is considered a nicotinoprotein, since its NADP cofactor remains is not dissociable, but instead remains permanently bound. A member of this family has been shown to act as a formaldehyde dismutase, able to convert two molecules of formaldehyde (plus one water molecule) into one of methanol and one of formate, with no net change in its redox state. More recently, it was shown in Mycobacterium smegmatis that this enzyme is critical to ethanol utilization, for which the biosynthesis of the cofactor-like electron carrier mycofactocin is also required.); the protein is MQVDELLKPFPIKEFHPFPRALMGPGAHELIGPEALKLGFKKTLVMTSGLRGSDIVHKIVESMKYHGLEVVVYDKVESNPKDYNVMDSVELYQSNGCDSFVSIGGGSSHDACKGARISVAHDGRSVNEFEGFNKSENPKNPPHIAVSTTAGTGSETSWAYVITDTTTDPSKPHKYVAFDDASVTTLAVDDPVLYFDCPVDYTAQCGFDVLAHASEPYVSRLNFAPSLGNALYAIKLTAQNLRQATWNPQDLAGREGMMYAQYIAAQAFNSGGLGIIHSISHAVSAFYDTHHGLNNAIALPRVWAFNMPVMYRRFADIAEAMGVDTAGLTEVQAADQALAASIRLLRDVGIPEKFTDVTQDSYSKNRLGQGPTKFYESRRTIKGDKGDVDDITNHVLGDACTPGNPKECTFETVRPVVDHCLNGDLDDLLG
- a CDS encoding sigma-54-dependent Fis family transcriptional regulator; protein product: MPVAAATPPSARPDIVMSWRRSTLSGLEPTMSPQIDLTLDLDDDSRLLRSATPVLEELGQEIAGAGLCLVLADRDGRIVRSVIDDSLFARRVEDLGIVTGARFAEDAVGTTSLGTPLEVRRGVVVNGPEHFLEQLRRLSCYGSPIVHPATGRVEGILDMTVEHERADPLFIPFVDRAVRQIEHRLLDGSKVSQQRLVAAFQNALSPPHAALAAIGMDMLLHDNVAANLLSSTDYVLLREIAAELRPGERRMINIELACGEPAQVAAESIPASEGGAIFVVVPLLPNAAPIPRGRHVSAAQSRLSIEISEVARIGEPVAVCGEPGSGRSTVAHEIAGTAAACLDVSDITQMGEAHWMRRLTEAASTASAIVVEHIDSLPESMIPALTRLVETNSRPRLILTSRPLEDLPLTVAALVGRCPGRIDIPPLRRRRLELGAIARRMLSKLEGAWELTPNALAALSAAEWSGNLSELACVLRTASQTATGGRIDMRDLPTRYQHTGRIAHLAGRERAERQAIIDALANAAGNKVHAARELGISRSTLYARMKALSIPA
- a CDS encoding aldehyde dehydrogenase family protein, which produces MTVIAAATPVLPAVHEFLARTASLLIDGEWVQAASGRTFGTVDPATGNTLTEVAHGEAVDIDSAVRAARKAFDTGPWPSMKPNERERLLWRVGDVLSERAEEFGQLESLDNGKSAAIATAVDVAWSADVFRYYAGWATKIEGSTINVSMPFAPGGRFHAYTLREPVGVCGLIVPWNFPLLMAAWKLAPALAAGNTVILKPAEQTPLTALLLGEVFQEAGFPPGVVNIVTGFGDAGAALSGHHDVDKIAFTGSTEVGKKIVDAAKGNLKKVSLELGGKSANVVFADADFDSAVAGSVTAWMFNHGQCCVAGTRLLVDERIFDDFTAAVAETASKVKIGPGLDPTTELGPLISQDQFDKVDRYLREGLADGARALTGGKRWGDSGFFIEPTVFVDVKPEFSIVREEIFGPVVAAMPFDGESGAVAAANDSIYGLAAGIWTKDISKAHRTAQQLKAGSVWINQYNGFDTAMPFGGYKQSGWGRELGQSAIDLYTQIKAVNVAL